Within the Nitrosococcus wardiae genome, the region GCTGACCCTTTTACCCGGGGGGGAAAAGGAAGAGCCTGAAATTCAGGCTAAAGGGCTCCAGTTTGCCATTGTCGGCCGCCCCAATGTGGGAAAATCCACTCTTGTCAATCGCATCCTCGGCGAGGAGCGAGTCCTCTCTTTCGAGGCCCCGGGAACGACGAGGGACAGTATTGCCATCCCTTTTTGCCACCAAGGTCGGGATTACACGCTGGTGGATACGGCTGGAATACGGCGACGTTCCAAGATCTTGGATATGCTAGAGAAATTTAGTATTGCTAAAACCCTAGAAGCAATTGGGGCCGCTCATGTCGTGATCCTCGTGATGGATGCCCGTGATGGCGTGGTGGAGCAAGACTTGCACTTGGCAGGTTTGATACTGGAAAGCGGAAAAGCAGTCGTAATTGCAGTGAACAAGTGGGATGGCTTACCCTTGGAGCAGCGGCGAAGAGTCAAAGCAGATTTGGATAGACGTTTGCCGTTTCTTGATTTCGCAAGGGTACACTTTATTTCCGCTCTGCATGGCAGTGGGGTGGGAGGCCTTTTTACATCTATTGATGAAGCTTACCAATCGGCCAATTGTCACCTTCCTACGGCTGAGCTTAACCAGGTTTTAGCGGCTGCGGTTGAGAAGCATCCACCGCCGGTTGTGAAAGGACGGAGGATTAAGCTTCGTTATGCCCACCAAGGGGGACACAATCCTCCTAAAATTATTATCCATGGCAATCAAGCAGAAGCGGTACCCGTGAATTATCGGCGCTATCTTATGAATCACTTTCGGCTCGCTTTCGCCTTGGTGGGAACCCGTATAGAGCTGGAATTCAGAACGGTAAAAAATCCTTTTAAAGGACGAATCAATGCCTTAACTCAACGCCAGCGGCAAAAGCGTAAACGAATCATCCGTTTTCGCAAAGGGCACAAATAGAACTAGGCAAATCAGGGTTGATTAAGTCCTATACCAGGTGGGCAAAGGGCTGTACCTCAACCCAAGTGCCTGGTTCAATATCACCGGATTCGCTTGGAAGGATAATAAAGCAATTGGCGGCGCTCATGGAGGTCAGGAGACCAGAGCCCTGCCGGCCTGTTGTTTTGACCCCTAGCTGTCCCTGCTCATTCCGTTCGAGGATTCCCCGCTGGTATTCTGTTCGTCCCGGTTTTTTGCGGAATCTTGAATGGCAGGGGACCTTGAGCGTGAGAGGCGTAGAAGGGGATTCCCCCATGAGTTGGAGCAAGGCCGGTTGCACGCATTGGTAGAAGGTGACCATTACCGAAACTGGATTGCCTGGTAAACCAAAGAAGACCGCCTCCTTGATGTGGCCGAAGGCGAGGGGCCGCCCGGGTTTTATGGCAATTTTCCAGAAATGGATTTGACCTAAGCTTTCCAAGGCTTCTTTTACATAATCTGCTTCTCCCACTGAGACGCCCCCCGAGGAAATAATAACATCAGCATTATCCGCTGCTGTGGTCAAGGTTTCTTGCAGCGCTTCAGGTTGGTCGGGGACTACGCCCATATCGATCATATCGATATTAAGGCGTTGGAGCATGGCATAAAGGGTATAGCGGTTACTATCGTATATTTGTCCTGGGGCCAGTGGTTCACCTATAGAACGGAGTTCATCTCCAGTTGAAAAGAAAGCTACTCGGAGGCGTCGCCAGACTTTGACCTCCACGAATCCTAGGGAGGCAAGCAGGCCAATATCGGCAGGTGTTAAACGCCGCCCTGGTTTCAAAACCTGCTGTCCAAGGGCAATATCTTCTCCCGCCTGGCGAACATTCTGCCCTGGTTTTTGGCCTGGAAAGACCTGGATGTGATCAGTAGACCGCTCCACCTGTTCCTGCATTACGATCGTATCTGCGCCAGCAGGAATAACGGCTCCCGTCATGACCCGAACACATTCACCTGCCCGGAGTTCATTTTCATAGGACTGGCCTGCAAGGGCAGTGCCAACAATTTTTAACATCCGCGGTTCACTTTGTGGAAGATCCTGGCTTTGGAGAGCATAACCATCCATGGCGGCATTGGTATGGGCAGGAACTTCCCTGGGGGAGATCACTTCCTGGGCCAATACCCGATCCAAAGCCCTGCGGATAGCGATATTCTCCCAGCCGCAAACGGGCTTTAAAGCTTGGGTGATAAGCTGGAGTGCCCTGGCTATGGGCAGTGCAGCGCTGTCGTGGCTGTCAGCGCAGCTAACGGCAGGGGTAAATAGCTTCTTTTCCATGGTATTATTCCCAATCGGGGGGGGGATTCAAGGGGGCATGTCCTTCAAGGCGGGACTCCAGTTCGTCGATGTCCCTAGGTGTGTTGACATTAAGAAAGGCGTCAGGTTGTTCTGAAAAATCAGCTTCCGCCAAGGGATGTTGTCCTAGCCAGGTATCAATTTTTCTGCCGCCTTCGTTAAGATAATCGGCAAGATCTTGCTTTAAACGGCGATGGAACAGGAGAAAAACCGGTTGCCGCCGAATGCCATTGGAAGCCACACTTATTTCAGCACTGGTTTTCCCCAACGCGATAGAGAGGCGGGAGACCAGGTTTTGAGGTAATAGAGGGCAGTCACAGGGGACCGTTAACAAATATTCGGTTTCAATTACTGCTAAAGCGCTTAACATACCGGCTAAGGGACCGGGCATAACCGCTGATTTTATCCGTGATCACTGGATAGCCATAAGTCTGGTACCGCTCAATATTGCGATTAGCGTTGATCACCAACTTGGCGACTTGGGGTTTTAGACGGGTAAGCGAGTATTCTATCAAGGGTTTTCCCCTCAAGGTGATTAACCCTTTATCCTGTTCTCCCATGCGGCGGGCCCGCCCGCCAGCTAAGATGACGCCGGTGATTAAGTCTCTTGATGGGGTCATGGTGAAAACACTTTAATGTAAACTTAATTTGTACCCCGACCTTATCGCCAGAGTGTAAGCCCCATAAGCGCCAGGACTCGCCGGTGACAACCGCTTTTAAGGCATCTGGAGTAGGCCCTTCCATGGGCCCCCTTGATTATAACGCTTCTAAAGCCAACAGCTTTTTGGATCCTCTCCCTCATCTCTCCATGGGAGTAGGGAGGGCCATCAAGCAAAATAAGCGCTACAGGGCGTCTTCAAATACTGTTCTCAATATAAGTTACTGAGCCGATTTGCACCATGTAAGCCCGTCAGAGGTGGGGAGATCAGCAATCGTGCTCTTGCTGGCACCTTCAGTCCCATCGGTGAGTTCGCTCATGGGAAAAAAGGCAAGGCTATCTACGCCGTTGGTGGAGATATACGCCGTCTGTCCATCTGGTGCAATAAGCGCTCCCCAAGGCTCGCTGCCTTCACCGGTACTTACCGTTTCGATGATCCTCTGGGTTTCCAGGTTAATGACCGTGATGGAGTCAAGGTCATGGTTGACGGCAATGAGGGTGTTGCCATCGGGACTGATGGCAAGATCAGTGGGGAAGCCTGGGTTAAGTGGTGTTCCGCTGGGATTAGGGTCTGGGATTTTAGCGACTCGTTCTACGCGGTTGTCATCCACGTTGATTTTCCACACTTCGTGGCTTGCCTGGGCAGCGATATAAACTGCCGAACCATCCGGCGCCGATACGATCCCGTGAGGCCCATTGGCGGTATCCGCCGCCAGGGTCAGATACTCTGCCGTCGGCGAAGCTTCCGTCGGGTCGAAGACCGCAATGTCTTCGCTGCGTGCCCTATTCGCCGTGCCTTTGCTGACACTGCCGTTGAGCGTGGCGTAAACGATATCATTTCTAGGGGCGGCAATTGCCCAGGGGCCGCTTGTGACAGAAACTTTTGACGCTATGCGGTTCTGCGCGGTATCGAGGATTATCACCGCTGACTGGTCCTGGAGTGCAGCAAATACTTGGGAGCCATCGGGTGAGATTTCCACATGCCATGGGGTGGCCTCCTCACCAAATTTCACGGTTTTCTTCACTTTGTCTGTTGACGTATCCACGATGCTCAGGTCGTTGGTTTTGGGATTAGTGATGTACGCTGTCGAGCCGTCTGGCGCACAGATGACATCATGGGGTTTTCCTCCGACCGAAATAGCTCTCAGCCGGCGCTTCGACTCTGGATCAACTACCCCTAGAGCATCTGGAGCCTCCAGCGTTACGTAGAGCTTAAGTGCATTACTATCATGGTTTGAACTGCCGCTTTCTGGATCCAGGTTACCGGCTTGGGTACTGGGTACCTGCCATACTCCACCTAACCACAAAGCTGCGAGAAAACCATAAATTTTTTTCATCGTTCACCTCCTTATTTACTATTGCCTCGCTACTGCGCTGTAGTCGAGATCGTCATTGGAAAGCTTGATCCTAAAGTAGCCGAGTTACAGTCATTTTCCAGGAGTGCAAGACATCTACCGGTCCTATTTCCCGCTACTTAGAGAAGAGGAGCAGAGGATGTGTCTTGGGGAGACTCCCAAAAATAATAAGGATAGTGGAAGGTAAGAAAATGATCTGAGCCAATTCAGAGGAGAACTTAAGGCTCCCGTGCGGCGCTGTAGGAATTCTGGAATTTTGGCTATTCCCTCTTTTTTTTGAGGGATAGATTACGGTTTAATCTTGTTCCTTCCCGCTTCAGAGAGAATCGCCTGCAGTAGCTGAGGGATTTACAATTTGATTTAATTTAAATAAACGGTGAGGTCCGTACCGGATCTGTAAAGTTTTATATACGAAACTTATCCAAGCCCCAGACAGGGTTCTGTTATATCATCCCCATAATACATAATAGAGGAGGGATAAATGTGATGAATGAAGGTATAACTCATAAACCATTATGGTTTATTTTAGCCGTTAGCATGGGAGTGGTGGCTTGTGCCGTCGATAGTCGGTATAGCAATACGCAGAAAGGAGCTGCGGTGGGAACGGCGGGTGGTGCAGCTGCCGGTGCTGCTATTGGCGCGGCTATTGATGGGGGCAGCGGTGCCGGCTGGGGAGCTTTAGCAGGTGCGGTGGCTGGTGGATTAACAGGATCGGCTGTGGGCTATATGGATGATCAGCAACGGGAGATGGAAGCCGCATTAGCTGAAGAGAGGCGTCGCCATCAGTTAGAGATTCAGCGGCTGCAGGACGAGAGCTTGAAGCTCGATATTCCTAGCGAAGTTTCCTTTGATTATGATAGCGCCTCTTTAAAACCGGCTTTCCTGCCTACTTTGGATAAAATCGCCAATGTCTTGCAAAAATATAATAAAACAGTGGTCCATGTGATCGGGCATACGGACAGCACTGGATCGGAGGAATACAATTTGGATTTGTCGGTACGACGTGCCGGAAATGTGGCTGTCTATTTAGAGCGGAAGGGGGTTCCATCGCCGCGCTTGAGTATCTATGGGGAAGGTGAAAGTCAGCCCCGCGCAAGCAATGCCACCGCGGCAGGACGGCAACTTAATCGCCGAGTTGAGATTATTTTGAAGCCCATTATGGAAGGTCAGGAGCATAAAGCCTTTGAGGCTCCCACAACCTCTCGCAGCCCCTAATTGCAGGACATAGGTTTCCTTCTAATTATCGATAGTGGGCACGGGTCTTGGATGGCGGTTCTCATCAAGGGCGACATAAACAAGGTGGGCTGAGGCAACCTGCTCGCACGTATCCTCCGCCCGATTCCTTTCGGCATAGACAATGACCTCTACGGTGAGAGACGTATGGCCCACCTTAATCACTTCTGCATAAAAGCTCACCAGGTCATCCACGTAAACAGGTTGGATAAAGTTAAAATCCTTCACTGCCACGGTCACTATCCGGCCTCGGGCGCGGCGGAAAGCGACGATACTACCTGCAATATCCGTCCAGGACATCAGCCAGCCGCCGAAGATATCCCCCGAGGCGTTGGTGTCCGTAGGTCGGGCTAGAATGCGGAGCGACGGTTCACGATCCTGTGGTAATGTCATTTAATTAATGTCCCTCATATAAGGCGCTGATTTGGTTGCGATAATGCTGGACTACCTGCTTGCGGCGGGCTTTGAGGGTCGCCGTAGCAAGGCCATTTTCTACGGTCCAGTGTTCCAGTGTCAAAGCGACCTGGCGGATGCGGGCATAGCCGGGAAATTGGTGGGTATGTTGTTCAATTCGCCTCAGTACCGCCTCGATTACAGCAGGATGTTTGAGGGATTCCTTTTGCTGGGGATTAAGATTTAAATCATGGGCAAGCTTGGCCCAGCGTTCTGGATTTAATACGATCAGGGCACTTAGGTAGGGTTTCCCTTCGCCAATGACCATGACTTGATCGAACAAGTGATCAGCGCCAATGGCCGCTTCCATTTCTCCAGGAGGGACTTTTTCGCCGTTAGCCAGGACGATAATCTCCTTAATGCGCCCGGTAATATAGATACGCCCCTGCTCAATACGGGCCTGGTCACCGGTATGTAGCCAACCCTCCTTGTCAATGGCTGCGGCCGTGGCTTTAGGGTTATCCCAATAACCTAGCATGACCCCGGGGCTACGCGCTAATAATTCATTATGTTCCCCGATACGGGCCTCTACATCTTGCAGCGGGGTGCCGACGCTTTTGGGATCATTGTCGCCCAAGGAATTTCCGCTGATCACGGGACTGGCCTCGGTAAGCCCATATCCTTGGATAAGCGGTAGTCCCAGGGCAAGTAATTCCCGGGAGACACCGAAGGCCAGGGGGGCTCCTCCACAAACGACGATCCGGAGGTGCCCCCCGAGTTGGGCTAAAACTCGACGGCCTACGAGTGGCTGTAGGAGGGGAGCCAAAAGGCAGAGGGGGTGCCAATGGGCCTGTCCTTGTTGGTAATTAAACTGGCGCCACCCGGCAGCGACAGTGAGCCTAAACAGGGCTCGTTCCAATGGGGTTCTTTCTTGGAGCTCATGGTGGAGTTTGTTACGGATGCGCTCGAAGATGCGGGGAACACTCACCAGGGCTGTAGGCTTGATGGTGACCAGATCTTCAGCCAATTTGGTGATGGAACGGGCATAGGTCACGCAGGCCCCTGCCATCATGGGCAGATAATAACCCAGGGTACGCTCTAGGGCATGGGAGAGGGGCAAAAAAGAGAGAAATAGGTCATCGGGATATACGGGCGATCTCTGCAAGCTACTGTAGGCATTCCAGAGGATATTACGGTGGCTCAGCATAACGCCTTTGGGCACCCCGGTAGTTCCGGAAGTATAAACCACAGTGGCTAGGGCGTCAGGGTTGGCGGGCTCAGTGTAGAATTTATCTGCCGTTTCGGGCAGCCAATCTTTTAAGTCGCAGAGGCGTTTTTGTCCGCGGGCTTCATCAAGGGGATTCAAGGAGACGACCCGTACTAGTTTGCGTAATGCCCACCATTGCTTTATTTCCTGCCATTGATGGTGACCTTCGATCAAAAGCAGTTTGACTCCGGAATTTTTCAAAATATAGCGGACATTGTCAGGGCGATCATTGATGTAGAGGGGTACCACCACCAGTTCTAAACCCAGGGCGGCCTGATCAAAGCACACCCATTCCTGGCAGTTGCGGAGCATCAGTGCGACCCGGTCCCCCGGGCTTAATTCCTCCTTGGATAATGCCGCCTGCCAGCGGGCCACTTCGGTGGCCATTTCAGCCCAGGTAGTCTCTCGCCATGCCTCCTCGGCGGGATCGAAATGTCGATAGGCGACAGCCTCGGGGGTTCGCTGTATCCGTTCTCGAAACAGCCCTGCTAGAGTACCTGCAGTTTCTAGGGAGATCAGGTGATTGAGATTGTTCCCCATAGCCTACAACGCCTTCCATCCTGAGCTGGGAGCAAACCGGGTACCGTGTTGAGTGGCTAGTTCCTGGAGGCGTTGCTGGATTGTTGCTACCCCCTGGGCGCGCACATAGTGGAGGGGTCCCCCCCGGAAAGGGGCAAAGCCAATGCCAAAGATCATGCCGGCGTCGAGTAGATCGGCGTCTTCTACGACCTGATCATGGAGGCAGGAGACGGCTTCGTTAATCATGGAGAGAATTAATCGATCAGTCAGTTCCCCAGGAACCTGGTATTCCCGTGGAGGTTGGGGTTTTACCGGTTTTCCCCCTTTATAGCGATAAAATCCATTCCCGCTCTTTTTGCCCAGCTGTCCTTGTTGAACCTTAAGGCTTAGTTCTTGGGGGATTTGCTCGGCGGGCCTCAGCCTTTCAGCCACCGAGAGGCAGATATCGAGTCCCACTGTATCCGCAAGCTCAATGGGGCCCATGGGCATGCCGAAATCGACGGCAGCCTGATCGATAACTAGCCCAGGCACGCCTTCACTAAGCAGGCGCACGCCTTCCAGGAGATAAGGGGTGAGCACCCGGTTAACCAAAAACCCCGGTAAGCTTTTCACGGGCAAGGGGAGGCGGCCAATCTGGCGGGCAAAGGCCGCAGCCCGTTCCATCTCTTCGGTCTCCGTGGTCTCTCCCCGCACCACTTCGATCAATTGCATTTTGGCGACGGGATTAAAGAAATGGAGCCCTACCAGGCGTTCCGGTTGGGGCAAGCTCTCAGCCAGGGTGTCCAGGGGAATACTAGAAGTATTGGTAGCCACTAAGGCCCCTGCTTTTAGCTTAGGCTCAATAGCTTGAAACAAGGATTGTTTGGCCTCTACATTCTCAAAGATGGCTTCAATGACCACATCGGCTTTGGCGAGTCCTTCCCCCCTCGGGTCAGGCATCAGCCGATCCATGGCGGCCTGGATCGGGCGCTGACTTTTGAGGCGTTTCTCAAATAATCCCTGGGCGCGCTTAATGGCGGGAGCAATACGTTCGGGAGATTGGTCCTGGAGGCTGACGTGAAGCTTTTGCAGGGCACACCAGGCTGCGATATCCCCCCCCATGGTCCCAGCGCCCACTACATGAACCCGCTGAGGCTTAAAAATACCCTGTTTTCCTAGGGATTTGAGTCGCTGTTGGAGGAGGAAAACCCGGATAAGGTTATTTGCCGTCTCGCTGGTCAGGAGGGAGGCAAGGGATTCGGCTTCAGCGGCGAGGCGCTGCTCGGTGGTGCCTCCCTGTCTTTCCCATAGTTCTAATAAGGTGAAAGGGGCGGGGTAGTGAGTGGGGTTGACCCGTTTTTCCAGGCGAGAGCATAATGTTTTGGTAACGAGCCGTCGCAGTGGCGGCTGCCCTATCAGTCGTTGCCAAAAAGGGGGGCGATGGGGAGGAGGTGATTTTTCTATGAGGGCGCGGGCAGCTCGCTGAAGATGACGAGAGGGGACGGCTTGATCAACCAGCCCTAGGCGCGTTGCAGCACGAGCACTGAGGCTGCGCCCACTTAACATCATCTCCAGGGCGGGAAGGGTCCCGATAAGGGGGGGGAGGCGCACGGTGCCGCCATAACCGGGATGGATTCCAAGCTTAACCTCAGGTAATCCGAGTTGAGTTTCTGGGTTATCTGCCGCCACCCGGTAGCGGCAGGCAAGGGCCAGTTCTAACCCCCCTCCGAGACAATAGCCATGGATAAGGGCGACAGTAGGAAAAGGAAGATTGGCCAAGCGGTTAAAGATTTCATGGGTCCGCTGCACCCAGGTTCGGGCTTCGGCTACCTCACGAAGTGCGGTAAATTCGGTGATATCCGCCCCGGCAATAAAGCCTTGCTGCTTGTCAGAAAGGATGATTAAGCCTTTGGGATTTTCCGTGGCTAATTGGGCTAATTGCTGATCTAGGGCTTCTAATACGAACTTGGATAGTACATTAGTTTTCGTTTCGCTTTGATCAAGGTGTAGCCAGACGATGCCATCGGTATCTTTTTCCGCATACCAATCTTTATTGTTATTCATTCACTTACCCCCTCTCTAATAGCATAGCACCGCCTTGGCCTCCACCAATGCAAATGGTGGCGATACCGCGCTGGCCATTGAGACGCTCCAAGAGATGCAGCAAATGCAGTACAATGCGAGCACCACTAGCACCGACCGGGTGACCCAAGGCGACGGCTCCCCCATCCACATTGAGCCGATTTCGATCCAATTCGCCCAGGGCTTCTGCCAAGCCGAGTTCACTGCGGCAGTAGTCTGGATCCTGCCAGGCCCTCAAACAGGCCAGGACTTGGGCGGCAAAGGCTTCGTTCAACTCCCACACATCCAGGTCATTAAGACTGAGTTGATGGCGTTGCAGCAACGGGGTTGTGGCGTGTACAGGCCCCAGTCCCATCTGGGCTGGATCTAGCGCTGCCCACTGGCTGTCTATAATGCGCCCCATGACTGGAAGTTGATATTGGTGAACGGCCTGCTCTGAAGCTAGTAGTAGCCAACAAGCCCCATCCGTGACCTGGGCGCTATTGCCTGCGGTGACCAGGCCATAGGGGCGGTCAAAAACGGGTTTGAGCTTGCTAAGTTGGGCCATTGAAGTGTCGCGGCGTAGCCCATCATCGTGTTCAAATAGCTGACCATTGGAGGCGAACAGGGGGCTCACCTCGCTTAACCAGCCACTCTCTTGAGCATGGGCCAAGCGCTGATGACTCTCAAGGGCGTAAGCATCCATGGTCGGGCGGTCGATGGCGAAGCGGTGGGCGAGGACCTCCGCTGTTTGTCCCATGGAAAGCCCCACCACGGGATCGGTGAGTCCCCGCAATAGACCGATAATAGGGCGTAGATGGTAGGGACGTAAACGCCCCAGTAGGCGTAAACGAGCACTGAAATTCCGGGCCCGATTCCAGTCTCCTAACCAATCCACCAGGGGCCGACTCAGCAATACCGGCGCATGGCTCATGGCTTCCACACCGCCAGCCAATACCAGGTCCGCACGGCCATTGGCGATATCAAGAGCAGCACAATCAAGGGCTTGCATGCCGGAGGCACAATTGCGTTGTACGGTCCAGGCAGGGACCCGTTCATTAATCCCTAAGCGTAAGGCAGTAACCCGGGCAATATTGGCCTCATCCGGGCCGGGCATGACGCAGCCCAGAAGGATCTCGCTCAGCACCTCGGGTTCAAAGGATTGGCGGGCCAGTAGCGGGCGACCTGCGGCGACCGCTAGGTCCGCCGCCGTGAAGGGACCAGGTTTGCCCCGAGCCTTGAGGAATGGAGTCCGATTGCCATCAATGACGTAAACTGGTCGGGGCAGGGAGCGTTGTCCACCTTGTTCCATGTTTGTCTCCATATTTTTATTAATTTTATCGGACGGTTATTCTCTACGATGACTTCCCTTCAGGTTTCGTGCTTCCTCCGTGACAACCAGATTTTTTTTGGATAAAAAACACAATGTGTTATCCGTCCGTTTTACTGTTTAAGCGGAAGACTCCCGCCAACCAATTCAAAGCACTAGAGCGGGTAGTACGTGCTGGGGTTTGTGGCGTGGTTGGCTGGGGCTGAGAGCCGACGTCATATTCAGTATGAACCATGGTCCCATGCACCCAAGGCAAATTGCGATAGGCAGCAAGTTCTTCAAGGCCAAACAAGGGATGTTTGATCACATCAAAATAAGGTGAAAAATCAAAATCTTGTGGCGTGTACAGGCGGGTATTGCGCTTATAGAAACGCAGCTTACCATTATCAAGCCTTTGCACAATAGGCAGGACAGGGAAATGAACTGCATCAAAGGCCTCGGCTAGCATGGATGAACAAATAGTGCGCTTGGCGTGGCCCGGCGCCAATACGAATAGCGTTGAACGCCAGCGTCGTGGCAAGATACTGTAAGGAAATAGAAAGCGAGCTAGGTCTAGGAGGTGACGCACATCATAATCATGGCCCAGGCGGTTTGCGGCATGCCTAATGACCCGCCAAGCATCCATACGAGAAAGCCCCCTAGGGCGGCAGATTCGAAGGTGCTCGTGGCGGTATTCGGTGAGCGGATTGATAACCGTACCTTGACCAATCAGAGCCTCAATCAGGAGAGGTTCATGGGCTTCCACTTCACAATGGCGTGCAATATGGGCACGTAGTTCGGAATCATTAATATCCCATAGGCGGCCCACATAAAGGGCTGAATGGGTCCAAGGACTCTGGGTGATAAGCTTGATAATATCACTAATCCGAGTATGACCTTCGACCAATAAGACGTCGCCAGGTCGTAATTCTTCGACTAGCCGTTCGAAGTGCACCAGCGGAGCACGTTCAGATTGTGGCTTGATTTCTTTGACCAGCCAGCCGGTGACCTTGTCGATTAACCACTGTTTCAGGTTTCCCATAAGGTTCACCCTTAAATCAGATATGAATAGAAGAATAGACTATATCAATATCAGATTTGACGGTAATTTGACGGAAAAGTTACAAGGCAGGGGGAAAATAGCGCAGAATGCAGGCCGGAATATCTATCTGCTAAGGCTAAATACATTAGCCATTAAGAATGGGGGGGGTACATGACGCTGGTAAAAATTGCTGAGAATTTTTTGAAGGCAGTACGTTTTTCTGACCAGTTGCGATGCGCTTCCTGAAGCGAGGGAGTAAAGAAAATGCCTATCCAGTTTAGGTGGATATACTATTTGCCTTGAACTTTACTATAGCCTCACTCATTGCGGTTTTGGGCAGATCAAGGCAGGATTAGTCCCTCTAAAACCTGGGCTCTTGTTGTTAAAAAGTCGATACATTTTATATCTATCCGTTTTTATCTCCATTTATTAATGCTTTCCTGATATTCACCATCTCCTTGGTTGTAATTATGTTAACTAGATGATACAAAAATTATATGAAATTTTTGATTTATTATCTTTATTTTGAAATAAGTGTATTAGATAACAATAACATAAGTTTTGGCACCATCTTTGATATAATTCTATTAAAGTTTTAGTGAATAGCAAAGGCTCGCACCTATCATCTTTATTATGCTAGCTAATAGGGCGGCATGATTCATCTAGTTAAGTTATCGTCACCCATGGATGATTTGGTTCTAATCTCAATGATAAAAAGGGCATGCCTACTGGCCCCTCATAAGCCTAAAATGTGGGTAGTCTTATGGGATGAAGTCGATGCTAGCTATTATCGGAGACAGAGCTATAAAAAAGAAAACATAAAAGATAAAACGATTCGTATTAAAGGACCTCAGTCAGTTAGAGAATGATTTTATCAGATTAATTTTAAGCCAGCTTGTAATGTAATTTAAATGAATTCTGTTCTTAGATGGCCTACCTTTTTGATTTTGTGGCTGGCAGTGATAGGTCTCTTTGAACGCACTCAGGCTGAAGTATCTGTGACTCGGAGTGCTCATTCTTTAGATTGGATTAGAACCAAAGTTCCCCTAAACTCCGCTTCTCCTGTCTATAGCTACCAAATCATTAATAGCTATCCCCATGATCCCCATGCTTTCACGCAAGGATTAATCTTTAATAGGGGGGTTCTATATGAAAGTACGGGGAAACGGGGTAAATCCACCTTAAGAAAAGTAGAGTTAGAGACGGGAAAGATATTGCAAGAATATCTTTTGCCAAGTCGTTTTTTTGGGGAAGGGTTGACCCTTTGGCAAGACAAGTTAATCCAATTAACTTGGCAAGGGAGAGTTGGATTTGTCTATGATAAGAAGACTTTTAATCCCCTTTATGGATTTCTTTATGCTATGGAAGGTTGGGGTATCACCCATGATAATCGACATCTTATTATGAGTGATGGAACTTCGACTCTTTATTTCTTGAATCCAGAAAATTTCCAACTGATAAAGAGCGTTAAGGTTTATGACAACGATATCCCCATTGCCAACCTTAATGAGCTCGAGTATGTGAAAGGGGAAATTTATGCCAATATTTGGTTGACCGATTATATTGCAAGGATTTCACCTAAAACAGGTCAGGTGTTGGGGTGGATAAACCTCAAAGCATTGCTGAGCAAAGAGGCGCAGACCTCGTCTGCTGGTGTACTCAATGGGATTGCCTACGATAATAAGCAGGATCGTCTTTTCGTGACAGGAAAATACTGGCCCCAGTTATTTGAGATTAAATTGATCAAGAGATGATTTTAATTTCTATCCAGTACTTTGCATAGCG harbors:
- a CDS encoding NTP transferase domain-containing protein produces the protein MTPSRDLITGVILAGGRARRMGEQDKGLITLRGKPLIEYSLTRLKPQVAKLVINANRNIERYQTYGYPVITDKISGYARSLSRYVKRFSSN
- a CDS encoding acyl-CoA thioesterase — translated: MTLPQDREPSLRILARPTDTNASGDIFGGWLMSWTDIAGSIVAFRRARGRIVTVAVKDFNFIQPVYVDDLVSFYAEVIKVGHTSLTVEVIVYAERNRAEDTCEQVASAHLVYVALDENRHPRPVPTIDN
- a CDS encoding NTP transferase domain-containing protein codes for the protein MPGPLAGMLSALAVIETEYLLTVPCDCPLLPQNLVSRLSIALGKTSAEISVASNGIRRQPVFLLFHRRLKQDLADYLNEGGRKIDTWLGQHPLAEADFSEQPDAFLNVNTPRDIDELESRLEGHAPLNPPPDWE
- the glp gene encoding gephyrin-like molybdotransferase Glp, whose protein sequence is MEKKLFTPAVSCADSHDSAALPIARALQLITQALKPVCGWENIAIRRALDRVLAQEVISPREVPAHTNAAMDGYALQSQDLPQSEPRMLKIVGTALAGQSYENELRAGECVRVMTGAVIPAGADTIVMQEQVERSTDHIQVFPGQKPGQNVRQAGEDIALGQQVLKPGRRLTPADIGLLASLGFVEVKVWRRLRVAFFSTGDELRSIGEPLAPGQIYDSNRYTLYAMLQRLNIDMIDMGVVPDQPEALQETLTTAADNADVIISSGGVSVGEADYVKEALESLGQIHFWKIAIKPGRPLAFGHIKEAVFFGLPGNPVSVMVTFYQCVQPALLQLMGESPSTPLTLKVPCHSRFRKKPGRTEYQRGILERNEQGQLGVKTTGRQGSGLLTSMSAANCFIILPSESGDIEPGTWVEVQPFAHLV
- a CDS encoding OmpA family protein, coding for MNEGITHKPLWFILAVSMGVVACAVDSRYSNTQKGAAVGTAGGAAAGAAIGAAIDGGSGAGWGALAGAVAGGLTGSAVGYMDDQQREMEAALAEERRRHQLEIQRLQDESLKLDIPSEVSFDYDSASLKPAFLPTLDKIANVLQKYNKTVVHVIGHTDSTGSEEYNLDLSVRRAGNVAVYLERKGVPSPRLSIYGEGESQPRASNATAAGRQLNRRVEIILKPIMEGQEHKAFEAPTTSRSP
- the der gene encoding ribosome biogenesis GTPase Der, yielding MKALVALVGRPNVGKSTLFNRLTRSRDALVADQPGVTRDRKYGIARYGEHSFLVVDTGGITEQESGVGELMRTQAQLAIEEADAILFLVDGREGLSALDETIAEQLRRAQKPLKLVINKAEGQDQELVASEFYRLGLGEPATISAQQNQGVGGLLQNLLTLLPGGEKEEPEIQAKGLQFAIVGRPNVGKSTLVNRILGEERVLSFEAPGTTRDSIAIPFCHQGRDYTLVDTAGIRRRSKILDMLEKFSIAKTLEAIGAAHVVILVMDARDGVVEQDLHLAGLILESGKAVVIAVNKWDGLPLEQRRRVKADLDRRLPFLDFARVHFISALHGSGVGGLFTSIDEAYQSANCHLPTAELNQVLAAAVEKHPPPVVKGRRIKLRYAHQGGHNPPKIIIHGNQAEAVPVNYRRYLMNHFRLAFALVGTRIELEFRTVKNPFKGRINALTQRQRQKRKRIIRFRKGHK
- a CDS encoding YncE family protein produces the protein MKKIYGFLAALWLGGVWQVPSTQAGNLDPESGSSNHDSNALKLYVTLEAPDALGVVDPESKRRLRAISVGGKPHDVICAPDGSTAYITNPKTNDLSIVDTSTDKVKKTVKFGEEATPWHVEISPDGSQVFAALQDQSAVIILDTAQNRIASKVSVTSGPWAIAAPRNDIVYATLNGSVSKGTANRARSEDIAVFDPTEASPTAEYLTLAADTANGPHGIVSAPDGSAVYIAAQASHEVWKINVDDNRVERVAKIPDPNPSGTPLNPGFPTDLAISPDGNTLIAVNHDLDSITVINLETQRIIETVSTGEGSEPWGALIAPDGQTAYISTNGVDSLAFFPMSELTDGTEGASKSTIADLPTSDGLTWCKSAQ